The following coding sequences lie in one Lolium perenne isolate Kyuss_39 chromosome 2, Kyuss_2.0, whole genome shotgun sequence genomic window:
- the LOC127321376 gene encoding uncharacterized protein translates to MAPPPKRSPPPPPGYFERRDALINAKAKALASQLSTSLVLAPPPSALSYTDTIADVTPFIPITLDLAAHNYYHWCHLFEVHLGRCNLRGHVDGSVPPRPDDPQWVKDDLAIIQWIYTRVSTEIFNLVFRSAATASALWSALRQLFQTTLTAASPASTTSFATPSRATPPSAPRRHLSAIADELRELGDPVSDRQLINILVAGLATTSTSKRRSSP, encoded by the coding sequence ATGGCTCCCCCTCCCaagcggtcgccgccgccaccgcccggCTACTTCGAGCGCCGCGACGCCCTTATCAACGCCAAAGCCAAAGCTCTTGCCTCCCAACTCTCCACCTCCCTCGTGCTAGCCCCTCCTCCCTCTGCTCTCTCCTACACAGATACAATAGCTGATGTTACACCCTTCATCCCAATTACATTAGATCTTGCTGCTCACAACTATTACCATTGGTGCCATTTGTTTGAAGTTCATCTAGGGCGTTGCAATCTTCGTGGGCATGTCGATGGCTCCGTTCCGCCTCGTCCCGATGATCCGCAATGGGTCAAGGACGATCTCGCCATCATCCAGTGGATCTACACCCGCGTCTCCACCGAGATCTTCAACCTCGTCTTTCGcagcgccgccaccgcctccgcccttTGGTCGGCTCTTCGGCAGCTCTTCCAGACAACGTTGACGGCCGCGTCACCGGCCTCAACAACGAGCTTCGCAACACCGTCCAGGGCGACACCTCCATCGGCACCTCGCCGGCACCTTAGTGCTATCGCCGACGAGCTTCGTGAACTCGGCGATCCCGTGTCCGATCGGCAGCTCATCAACATCCTTGTCGCCGGTCTCGCAACGACTTCGACAAGCAAGCGTCGTTCATCCCCATGA
- the LOC127330977 gene encoding glyoxylate/hydroxypyruvate reductase HPR3 isoform X1, with the protein MENMTPPPPTNDERPLVLLAQPLFPDFAAALAGRFRFALAADADAGDTAEGRVLLVGVKPVTDEHLAVFPALELVAGISVGVDHVDLAACRRRGLSVTNAGAAFAIDSADYAVGLVIAAVRRVAAAEAYVRGGRWPADGDYPLTTKVSGKRVGIVGLGNIGSRVARRLAAFGCAVSYHSRSPKPSSPYTFVPALLDLAAGSDVLVLSCALTDETRHMVNREVMEALGKDGVLINVGRGGLVDEPELVRCLRGGALGGAGLDVYANEPAVPPELFGMDNVVLSDHRAVITPESIRGALEVVTANLDAFFSGRPVVSPVQL; encoded by the exons ATGGAGAACATGACGCCACCGCCACCGACCAACGACGAGAGGCCGCTGGTGCTCCTGGCGCAGCCGCTCTTCCCGGACTTCGCCGCCGCGCTCGCCGGCCGCTTCCGGTTCGCTCTGGCCGCTGACGCGGACGCGGGTGACACGGCCGAGGGAAGGGTGCTGCTCGTGGGGGTAAAGCCTGTTACGGACGAGCACCTGGCCGTGTTCCCGGCGCTCGAGCTCGTGGCGGGCATCTCTGTGGGCGTCGACCACGTCGATCTTGCCGCCTGCCGGCGCCGTGGGCTCAGCGTGACCAACGCTGGTGCCGCGTTCGCCATCGACTCGGCCGACTACGCCGTCGGTCTCGTCATCGCCGCGGTCCGAAGGGTGGCTGCTGCCGAGGCGTATGTCCGCGGCGGCAGGTGGCCGGCCGACGGGGATTACCCTCTCACCACCAAG GTGAGCGGCAAGCGGGTGGGGATCGTGGGGCTGGGCAACATCGGCTCCCGGGTCGCGCGGCGCCTCGCCGCCTTCGGCTGCGCCGTCTCCTACCACTCGAGGTCGCCCAAGCCTTCATCGCCGTACACGTTCGTCCCCGCGCTGCTCGACCTCGCCGCCGGCAGCGACGTGCTGGTGCTCTCCTGCGCGCTGACGGACGAGACGAGGCACATGGTGAACCGGGAGGTGATGGAGGCGCTGGGGAAGGACGGCGTGCTGATCAACGTCGGCCGGGGCGGCCTGGTGGACGAGCCGGAGCTGGTGAGGTGCCTGCGAGGCGGCGCCCTCGGCGGCGCCGGGCTGGACGTGTACGCGAACGAGCCGGCCGTGCCGCCGGAGCTGTTCGGCATGGACAACGTCGTGCTGTCGGACCACAGGGCCGTGATCACGCCCGAGTCCATCCGCGGCGCGCTCGAGGTGGTCACCGCCAACCTCGACGCCTTCTTCTCAGGGAGGCCGGTCGTCAGTCCTGTGCAGCTCTGA
- the LOC127330977 gene encoding glyoxylate/hydroxypyruvate reductase HPR3 isoform X2, protein METTPADQKPLVLLAQPLFPEFAAALAGRYRFVLAADAGAAAAAEARVLLVPGLAPVTAQHLARLPALELVAGTSVGVDHVDLGTCRSRGLSVTNAGPAFAVDSADYAVGLVVAVLRRVAAADAYVRRGRWAADGDYPLATKVSGKRVGIVGLGNIGSRVARRLAAFGCAVSYHSRSPKPSSPYTFVPALLDLAAGSDVLVLSCALTDETRHMVNREVMEALGKDGVLINVGRGGLVDEPELVRCLRGGALGGAGLDVYANEPAVPPELFGMDNVVLSDHRAVITPESIRGALEVVTANLDAFFSGRPVVSPVQL, encoded by the exons ATGGAGACCACGCCCGCCGACCAGAAGCCGCTGGTGCTCCTGGCGCAGCCGCTCTTCCCGGAGTTCGCGGCAGCGCTCGCCGGCCGCTACCGGTTCGTCCTCGCCGCGGACGCTGGCGCGGCGGCTGCGGCAGAGGCGAGGGTGCTGCTCGTGCCGGGGCTGGCGCCGGTCACGGCCCAGCACCTGGCCAGGCTCCCTGCGCTGGAACTCGTGGCGGGCACCTCCGTGGGAGTTGACCATGTGGATCTAGGTACGTGCCGGAGCCGCGGGCTCAGCGTCACCAACGCCGGCCCCGCTTTCGCGGTGGACTCGGCCGACTACGCCGTCGGGCTCGTGGTGGCTGTGCTCCGACGGGTGGCTGCAGCCGACGCGTACGTCCGGAGGGGCAGGTGGGCGGCCGACGGCGACTACCCTCTCGCCACCAAG GTGAGCGGCAAGCGGGTGGGGATCGTGGGGCTGGGCAACATCGGCTCCCGGGTCGCGCGGCGCCTCGCCGCCTTCGGCTGCGCCGTCTCCTACCACTCGAGGTCGCCCAAGCCTTCATCGCCGTACACGTTCGTCCCCGCGCTGCTCGACCTCGCCGCCGGCAGCGACGTGCTGGTGCTCTCCTGCGCGCTGACGGACGAGACGAGGCACATGGTGAACCGGGAGGTGATGGAGGCGCTGGGGAAGGACGGCGTGCTGATCAACGTCGGCCGGGGCGGCCTGGTGGACGAGCCGGAGCTGGTGAGGTGCCTGCGAGGCGGCGCCCTCGGCGGCGCCGGGCTGGACGTGTACGCGAACGAGCCGGCCGTGCCGCCGGAGCTGTTCGGCATGGACAACGTCGTGCTGTCGGACCACAGGGCCGTGATCACGCCCGAGTCCATCCGCGGCGCGCTCGAGGTGGTCACCGCCAACCTCGACGCCTTCTTCTCAGGGAGGCCGGTCGTCAGTCCTGTGCAGCTCTGA